GGCTTCGACGGCGGGGCCACCCGCGCCTTCGGCGGCCTCGCGGAGTTCGGACCGTGGTTCTGGCTGCGGCTGCCGCTGGGCACCGCCGACCGCCTGGAACTGCTGCGCGTCCTGATCCCCGCCGACGGACCGCCCCCCGGCCCGGCCGCCCCCGCCCCCCAGCGCCCCTCGCCGCAGCCGGACCGCTTCCTGACCGCCGTGGCGACCGTGCTCAGTGAGGACCCGTGCACGGCGCAGCCGCTCCTGTGCCAGTGGTTCGGCGACGACCGCCCCCTCCAGACGACACCGGACGGCGGCGCCACCGGCTTCGGAGTGCGCCCCACCGTCTCCGCCGCCGCCCAGGCCCTCCTGCACACCCACCGCAGGCGCGCCGTCGACGACCTGGCCGAGGCGCTCGTGGACGCCGCGCACCCCCACGCCGACGAGCTGCTGTCCGCCCTCGCCGAGGACGAGCCCTCCGCACTCTGCCGGGCCGTCGACCGCTGGGCCCACCACGACCGCGTCGACCGGCACGTGGCCGCCGCCGCGTACGCGCTCAAGGCCGCGCCCCACGTCACCACCGAGGCCGACCGGCAGCTGCTGCGCTACTCCGCGCTCGCCCTGCTCGACCGCCCCGCCGAAGGCACCCTGCACGGCGCCGCGCTCGCCCTGCTCGTCCGCGACCGGCAGACCCGCTCCAAACACCTCCCGCAGGCCATCGCCCGCTTCACCTCCGGCGACCCGCACCTGCCGCCCGGCGCCCTCGCCGCCGCCCTGACCACCCACCCCGAGCCCGTCCTCGCCGCCTTCCGCGCACGGCTCTACCAGCCGGGGGAGGGGCCCGGCGATGTGCTGCGCACCCTCGCCGAGGTCACCACCCCCGCCCTCGCCCGCCGCGCGGCCGCGCTCGTGCGCGAGCACCTGGAGCACCACCCCGAGGGCGCCGCCCACGTCGCCGCGTTCGTCGACCGGCGGCTGGAGGCGGGCCCGGCCGGCCGGGCCGTTCTCTTCCCGCTGGTGGCGGATCTGCTGCGGACCCACCCGGCCCAGGTCCGCTGGGCGCTGGCACCCGTCCTGGCCGCCCCCGGCACGCCCGTGTCGCGCCCGCTGCGCCAGGAGTTGCTGGAGGTGCTGCTGGAGTGCGAGCAGTACGGGCCGCACGAGCGGGACGTCACCGTCCTCGACACCCTGCTGCGGGCGGTGGTGAGCGGGGCCGGCGAGCGCGGCGAGGCGCGGACGCGGGACCTCGTCCATCGCACGGGGCTGCTGATGGCCCGGACACCGGAGGGGGCCGCCTGCTTCGACCGGCGGCTGACCCAGCTCGCCCGTGACGTGCCGGCCTTCGGTGCCCAGGTGCGGGGGTGGCTGCGGACCGCGCCGGCGCAGTGGGCGGTGGTGGTGGGCCCGGCGGCGCGCATCAGGCTGACGGCGGGAGGGGAGCCGGCGGGCGGGGAGGGCGCCGGCCCGCCGGACGCCGCCCCGCCCCCGGAGCCCCCGCCGCCGTCCGAAGATCAGACGGAGGTGGCGGAGGGGAGCATTCCGGATACTGCGGCGGATTCGGCGGACCCGACGACGGCGGCGGACCTCGCGAGCAGTACACCGGCCGATGCGAACCGTCGTCTACCGGCATGGCACTCTTAGTCCTGCGTAAAACGACAGACAAAGGTTCGGGTTCGGGCGAGGAGCGGGCACAGTGCAGCGCTGGCGTGGCTTGGAGGACATCCCCCAGGACTGGGGGCGCAGCGTCGTCACCATCGGCTCGTACGACGGCGTGCACCGCGGGCATCAGCTGATCATCGGCCGTGCGGTGGAGCGGGCACGCGAACTGGGTGTGCCCTCGGTCGTGGTGACCTTCGACCCGCACCCCAGCGAGGTCGTGCGCCCCGGCAGCCACCCGCCCCTGCTGGCGCCGCACCACCGGCGCGCGGAGCTGATGGACGGGCTCGGGGTGGACGCGGTGCTGATCCTGCCGTTCACGGCGGAGTTCTCGAAGCTCTCGCCCGCCGACTTCGTGGTGAAGGTGCTCGTCGACAAGCTGCACGCGCGGCTCGTCGTCGAAGGCCCGAACTTCCGCTTCGGCCACCGCGCGGCCGGCGACGTCGGCCTCCTGAAGGAGCTCGGCGGCACCTACGACTACGACGTCGAGGTCATCGACCTGTATGTGACCGGCGAGGCGGGCGGCGGACTGCCGTTCTCCTCCACCCTGACCCGGCGCCTGGTCGCCGAGGGGGACGTGGCGGGTGCCATGGAGATCCTCGGCCGCCCGCACCGCGTCGAGGGCGTCGTGGTGCGCGGCGCGCAGCGCGGCCGCGAGCTGGGCTTCCCGACCGCCAATGTGGAGACGCTGCCGCACACCGCGATCCCGGCGGACGGGGTCTACGCGGGCTGGCTGACCGTCGGCGCCGAGGCCATGCCCGCGGCCATCTCGGTCGGTACGAACGTGCAGTTCGACGCCACCGAGCGGACGGTGGAGGCCTACGCCATCGACCGGGTCGACCTCGATCTGTACGGGATGCACGCGGCCGTGGACTTCCTCGCCTACCTGCGCGGGATGGAGAAGTTCGAGTCCATCGAGGCCCTGCTGGACTGCATGGCGGACGACGTGAAGCGGGCGCGCGAGCTGGTCGCGGCCCACGAGAGCGCCGCCACGGTCGGCTGACGACCCACACGCGTCCCGCGTACGTGTGACACCACGAGGGCCCCGGGCGGCGACTGCCGTCCGGGGCCCTCGCGTGTGCGCTGGTTACTGCTGCGGGGGGTACTGCTGGGGGTAGCCGTAGTCACCCTGCTGGGGAGGCTGCTGCCAGCCGCCCGGCTGCTGGTACGGACCCGGCTGCTGGTGGGGCTGCGGCTGCCCGCCGTACGGGTTGGGGGCCGCGGGCGCGCCCTGGCCGGGGTATCCGGGATACCCGGGCTGAGCGGGGTCCGGCGCGTAGC
The window above is part of the Streptomyces syringium genome. Proteins encoded here:
- a CDS encoding bifunctional riboflavin kinase/FAD synthetase — encoded protein: MQRWRGLEDIPQDWGRSVVTIGSYDGVHRGHQLIIGRAVERARELGVPSVVVTFDPHPSEVVRPGSHPPLLAPHHRRAELMDGLGVDAVLILPFTAEFSKLSPADFVVKVLVDKLHARLVVEGPNFRFGHRAAGDVGLLKELGGTYDYDVEVIDLYVTGEAGGGLPFSSTLTRRLVAEGDVAGAMEILGRPHRVEGVVVRGAQRGRELGFPTANVETLPHTAIPADGVYAGWLTVGAEAMPAAISVGTNVQFDATERTVEAYAIDRVDLDLYGMHAAVDFLAYLRGMEKFESIEALLDCMADDVKRARELVAAHESAATVG